From a region of the Triticum aestivum cultivar Chinese Spring chromosome 7D, IWGSC CS RefSeq v2.1, whole genome shotgun sequence genome:
- the LOC123166022 gene encoding BAG family molecular chaperone regulator 1, with amino-acid sequence MMRGKDQRPAAFSPMRESVAAAVQEEVWEVRPSGMLVQKRTPDSDPPPGGAPVPTIRVKVKYAGVYHEVYINSQASFGELKKLMSEKTGLHPDDQKVVYKDRERDSKAFLDMVGVKDRSKMTLLEDPTAQAKRLIEERRNAKAQRAAKAVSRVSLDVDKLASKVSALETIVSKGGKVVEADLVTLTEALMSELLKLDAIVAEGDVKDQRRIQEKRVQKNVETLDAIRAKTAKRNNTSAATANKARAPHLPPRPPPAQQHQQRRQFQPAAPTTATAPAPQTATASWDTFDLLSSAPSSSSSAPVSTMALATTTSPSPRFEWELF; translated from the exons ATGATGCGCGGGAAGGATCAGAGGCCCGCGGCATTCTCCCCGATGAGggagtcggtggcggcggcggtgcaggAGGAGGTGTGGGAGGTCCGGCCCAGCGGCATGCTGGTGCAGAAGCGCACCCCGGACTCGGACCCGCCCCCCGGCGGCGCGCCCGTCCCCACCATCCGCGTCAAGGTCAAGTACGCCGGCGTGTACCACGAGGTGTACATCAACTCCCAGGCCTCCTTCGGGGAGCTCAAGAAGCTCATGTCCGAGAAGACGGGGCTGCACCCGGACGACCAGAAGGTGGTGTACAAGGACAGGGAGCGCGACTCCAAGGCCTTCCTCGACATGGTCGGCGTCAAGGACCGCTCCAAGATGACGCTGCTCGAGGACCCCACCGCCCAGGCCAAGCGCCTCATCGAGGAGCGCCGGAATGCCAAGGCCCAGCGCGCCGCCAAGGCCGTCTCGCGCGTCAGCCTCGACGTCGACAAGCTCGCGTCCAAG GTGTCGGCGCTGGAGACGATCGTTAGCAAGGGCGGCAAGGTGGTGGAGGCCGACCTGGTCACGCTCACCGAGGCGCTGATGAGCGAGCTGCTCAAGCTAGACGCCATCGTCGCCGAGGGCGACGTCAAGGACCAGCGGCGGATCCAGGAGAAGCGGGTGCAGAAGAACGTGGAGACGCTGGACGCCATCCGCGCCAAGACGGCCAAGAGAAACAACACATCTGCTGCAACGGCCAATAAGGCCCGGGCGCCGCACCTGCCCCCTCGTCCGCCGCCGGCGCAGCAGCACCAGCAGCGCCGGCAGTTCCAGCCCGCTGCACCCACCACGGCGACCGCCCCCGCGCCGCAGACCGCGACGGCGAGCTGGGATACGTTCGACCTGCTGTCCTCCGCGCCCTCTTCTTCGTCGTCAGCACCGGTGTCTACCATGGCGCTGGCGACCACCACCTCGCCGTCCCCGAGGTTCGAGTGGGAGCTCTTCTAG